AAGAGTATTATGAGAGCTTCCCGCACCATGAGAGCTTCCCGCACCTCACAGGCACGAGAAATTCAGATTAACTATTTACTATTCAAATATTTACGTTGCTCTTCTTACTTCTTTTTAAAGAAACATTCAAGCCTTTTCTTAAAGATTGGACAGGTGCCCTCTCTGCGCGGCGATTTTCAACACCGAGGGAATATTCAGGACCCTAGGGCCTTTGCTGTCGAGTTCAACCTCAAACCCCTCACCACTTGAGAGGACATATTCCCTCTCCCCATCAAAAGCGAGCACTTGGTTGCCCTCGCTGGTGATTTCAACCCGCTCGCCCGGAGCAATTCGCCGCACCCGCCCCACGCGCGCCTGCTGGAGCAAACCGGGTCCCACAGGAGAGAGAATCGTCTTGCCCTTTGCGCCCCGGGGGGCAAATTCAATCCAGAGACCCTCGGGCTCATCTGTCGTAATGGGATCAAGGCTGGCCCCCAGGGCAGAGAGACCAAGCCCGCCTGGCTCGCACCGCGTGAGGGCGAGGGCATGAATGCGCTCTGTGTCCCATACGGCCCGCGAGCCGGCAAAGGATTCATTAATTATCGCCAGATCCACAAGCGCAATATCCTTGCCACCCTTAAGATGAACCACCAGGCGCTTGGAGACTGCCACCTCTTTTGAATAGCGCCTTGGCCGCATGGCGTACAATCCGGCCCCAAGTCCTGCCACCGTGCCCTCCCAGTTTTGGGAAAACGCGTTGTTCGTCCCCGTCGAAAGCGGCACCAAGGGGCAGCGCCCGCAGCCTTTGGCCGCGGCCCGACTCGTGCCATCACCGCCCAACACGACGATGCAGGCAGCGCCCTCCTCCGTCATTTTTGAAGCCGCTCGTGTTGTGTCCTCAGATTCACCTCGCGCCTCGACGCTACAGAGCCGAACTTTTGTTCTCTTTCCAGCGCTTCCTTTGCCGAAGGCCTCAACTGCCGCACGCCCAAGGGAGCCTGCGTCATCGAGGATAGCCACCTCATCGACACCTGCCGCCTCAAGGCCCGCAAGCACCCGCCGGACGATAAGCAATTTTTCATGATTGCTGAATGATGTTGCCAGCGCCACCAGGCGACGAATGTCCTTGCCCGATTGTGGATTGGCGATCACGCCCACACGAATCAAAGGAAACTCCTGCAATAAAGCAAAAAGAGATGCCTCTAGGCAAGAACGTAAAAACTTGGCGCAAATACTATCTCAACAGCGCCGGAATCAGTTAGTCTAGATGCATCCGGACCCGCCCCTGCTTGGGTGGCGCGCCTAATCACTCGAACACGAGATTAAGCGCGAGGCTAAAGAAGCCGGTCCCCAGCGTCAAGGATGCCTATAACAAAGGTGCCCCTCTGTCTCATAAAGGATGAGAGAGACATCCATGGCCACTCGCCGCAGCGCCCCCGCTCTCCGGGCTGACGCAAAAGCCATATTCAGGGCCGGGCTCGATTCGGTCCGTGCCAAAAAAGCGATACCCGCCTTCGTGGACATCGAAAAAATGAGGGGAGCCACAGGCCCCGCCACAAGCCCCGGCACGCGCCGAGGCGAGCGCCTCAAAATCGGCAAGCGGCGCTTCAAGCTTCCCGCCAACGGGCGGCTCATCGTAACGGGAGCCGGTAAGGCCAGCGCTCATATGGCCCGCGCCCTTGAGCGAATACTCGGCCGCCGAATCGATGGCGGCATTCTCGTCACCCAAAAGGGCCATGCCGTACCATGCCAGCGCGTGGAGATCATCGAGGCGAGCCACCCCGTTCCCGATGCCGCAGGCATCAAAGCGGCCAAAAGAATCGGCAAACTGCTTGATGATGCGGGCAAGGATGACCTGGTTATCTGCCTCCTCTCGGGAGGCGGCTCGGCCCTTCTGCCCGCACCCGCCCAAGGCATCACGCTCAAAGACAAACGCCAGACCACCGAGGCCCTTCTCAAAGCGGGCGCTCCAATCGAGGCCCTCAATTGCGTTCGCAAGCATCTTTCCCGCCTCAAGGGTGGCCAGTTTGCACAACGCGCCCACCCGGCCCGCCTCGTTACCCTCGCCATATCAGACGTCGTGGGAGATCCCTTTGACGTCATCGCATCCGGCCCCACCTGCGGGGACCCGACCACCTTTGCCGATGCGAGGCGGGAGCTGAAGCATTACGGCGTGTGGCGAGCCATCCCGGACAATGTACGCAAACTCATAGAAAACGGCGCGGCAGGTAAAATTGCCGACACCCCCGAGCCCTCGGACCCCGTATTCGGGCACGTCCACAATTTCATCGTGGCAAACAACGACGCGGCTTTGAAGGCCGCTGCCGCAGAGGCCCGCCGCCGTGGATTTAGGCCATTTATCCTCACCCGCCGCATGCAAGGCGAGGCCAGAGAGGTGGGCAAATTCCTGGCCGGCATCGCAGACGCCATCCAAACGGAAGGAGCCCCCACCCGCCCACCAGCCTGCATCCTCCTCGGCGGGGAAACCACAGTAGTCGTAAAGGGAGGTGGCCTGGGCGGCAGATGCCAGGAATTAGCCCTATCTTTCCTAGATAACATCAATAATGAAAAGCACTTCTGCCTTCTTGCCGCCGGGAGCGATGGAAAAGATGGACCAACCCCTTCGGCAGGCGCGCTTGTCGACGCGAAATCCCTGCAAATTACTAAAAAACAAGGTATTGACCCCGGATCATTTTTAAGTGAGAATAACAGCCATAAGTTTTTCGGTAGCTGTGGGGAGTTAATTTCGACAGGCCCAACCGGAACGAACGTGATGGATCTTGTCGTGTTGCTCGCTGGTTAAATTAGACTTTAGTTACTCTAATTTTTTATAGATGTTGATTTCCGCCCTTTACGAGGTTCTTATGTCCGGCTCGCGAGCATTGTGGGTCCGATCCGTATTTTGTGCCTTCCTGGCAGTCGTGCTTCTATCGCTATCCCAAAATTTAGCGGAAGGCGCAGAAGACTCGGTTATCTTCCGCGGCGGCTCCAACCGAAAAATAACCACCCAGGCCAATGGCCTGCCAAAGGGCTGGAAGCTGAGAATATGGCAAGGCGAGCCTGATATAAAAGTAATGAAGGAAAAAGGAAAAAATATTATTCGGCTTCGCAGCAAAGTTGCATCCGTCAGCATCTACAAAGACATCAAACTCGACCTTCAAAAATATCCTCTTCTCAAATGGCGCTGGAAAGTGACCAAACTTCCCAAAGATGCCGACGCCAGGGTTAATAACAAAGACGATCAGGCAGCAGGCATCTATGTCGTATTCCCCCGCTTCCCGAGTATGATTAACAGCCAACTGTTGGCTTATGTCTGGGAAACAAGTGTCCCTGTCGGAACCGTGATGCGGAACCGCCGCAATCCAATGGTCCACTACATAGTCGTCCGAAGCGGAAAAAACCGCCTGAACGAATGGATCACCGAAGAGCGCAACGTCATGGAAGACTATAAAAAAGTATTTGGAAAAGCGCCCCCCATGGTCGGTGGCATCTCCCTTCTCATCGACACCGACGACACACACTCCCAGGCCGAAAGTTATTTCTCAAAAATCGAATTCCTTAAGCGAGCACACGTGCGAATAACCCCTCCGGCCAATCGACTCGTCAAATCCTTTATTCCCAATACCGGCATATTCGAATAATTGTCATTCATACCAAGCTTCTCGCCACAGAGGTGAAACAGACGCCGGCAATACCCTTACCAATCGGGCATTACCGGCTTTTTTGATTGCCAAGAAAACCCGAACGACAAGGACAACTAAACCCGTTATGCGCCGAACAAAAATTGTTTGCACACTAGGACCCGCTAGCCGAAAAACAAAGACTTTGCGGGCCATGATTCGCGCCGGAATGAACGTAGCCCGCCTCAATTTTTCGCATGGCACCCACCCTGAACACCGGGCGACCATCGGCAAAATTCGAAAACTATCCAAAGAAGAAAATTGCCCTATAGCCATTCTCGCAGATCTGGGTGGCCCCAAGTTTCGCCTCGGAAAAGTGCGCTCCGATGCATCCCTTAAAGAGGGCCAAAGTGTCACCTTTACTTCTCAGACAAGAGTTGGCACCTCGAAAATTTTATCTGTGAACAGGCCCGAACTCATCCCTCAACTTCGACTGGGCGATCGGGTCATGATTTGGGACGGCAAACTCCAGCTTGAGGTTACACAAACGGGCGAGGATGAGGTCGTCTGTCAGGTCATTATCGGTGGGCCACTCAAAAACAATGCTGGCCTTAATATGCCGGACACCCCTCTCAACATTCCGGCGCTAACCGAAAAAGACAAAAAAGATCTGGCCTTTTGCATCAAACAAGGCGTTGATTTCATCGGTCTATCCTTTGTTCGCTCTGCAGGCGATATTGAACTGTGCCGCCTCGAAATGAGACGCCATAAAGCCAACATCCCGATTATCGCAAAAATGGAAAAAACAGAAGCCGTAAAAAATTTAGAGGAAATCATCGAGGCCACCGATGGTGCGATGGTTGCCCGTGGGGATTTGGGGATAGAGTTCCCGCTTGAGGAAGTCCCACTGGCCCAGAAAAAAATAATTGCCTGTGCAAACGAGCATGGGAAACCCGTCATCACGGCAACAGAAATGCTTTTGTCGATGGTCGAGGCAGCGCGTCCCACCCGTGCTGAGGCCGGCGATGTGGCCAATGCAATCCTTGACGGCTCCGATGCAGTGATGCTCAGCGAGGAGACTTCCGTTGGCAAACATCCCACTGAAGTCATCCGGATGATGGCCCGCATCGCGGAATCAACGGAGAAAAGTGTCCCCTCGTTGTTTGAAGGCCCCAGGCGGCGCCGCGATCAAATCACGAGCACTAATCTTGCCTACGCAATTGCCCACTCCACGGTAGAGCTCGCCCGGGAGCTTAATGCGCCATTAATCATCAGCCCAACGGACTCGGGCGACACCCCACGGCGAATAGTACGTCACCGTCCGAGGCAATATGTAATTGCCCTTAGTACATCGGATCAAGCCATTCGTCGGCTAGCTCTTTCTTGGGGCGTGATCCCCTGGAAAATTTCCCGCCGTCTGCCCTTGGAGAAAATGCTGCTCGCAATCCGTGAACGAATTTTGGCAGAAACCCTAGCGAGCGAAGGCGAGTACGCTATCCTCTGCGCCGGATATCCGTTCGGGGCCAAAGAGAGCAAAGGCCGGGTAATACAAGCTGAGGTGATCTGACCGTGAGCGGCACTACCGCAAACGGCTATTATATCGGCCTCGATTTGGGCGGCACCCAAATAAAGGGAGCCCGATTTTCATACAACGGAACACCTGAAGCTGAATTCAAAAATCCCTCCAAAGCTGATGAATCGCTTGATGCCATCATCGCCGCCGTGCACACCACAATAAAAAATCTTTCCCGAGATGGAGAATTATACGGCCTGGGCATCGGCGCCGCCGGCCTCATCGATACCGCCACTGGCCGAATCATCACCTCACCCAACATTCCAATTCTGAACGGGATCGATCTCAAGGCCCGCATTAAGAACGATCTCGATGGTGTTCCTATGCACATCATGAACGATGCGAACGCGGCCGCTCTGGGTGAATATTTTTCGGGCGCGGGCCAACACGCCAAGAGCATGTTTCTCCTCACCCTCGGAACCGGAATTGGGGGCGGTTTCATCATTAACGGACAACTA
The window above is part of the Nitrospinaceae bacterium genome. Proteins encoded here:
- a CDS encoding DUF3047 domain-containing protein, with the protein product MSGSRALWVRSVFCAFLAVVLLSLSQNLAEGAEDSVIFRGGSNRKITTQANGLPKGWKLRIWQGEPDIKVMKEKGKNIIRLRSKVASVSIYKDIKLDLQKYPLLKWRWKVTKLPKDADARVNNKDDQAAGIYVVFPRFPSMINSQLLAYVWETSVPVGTVMRNRRNPMVHYIVVRSGKNRLNEWITEERNVMEDYKKVFGKAPPMVGGISLLIDTDDTHSQAESYFSKIEFLKRAHVRITPPANRLVKSFIPNTGIFE
- the pyk gene encoding pyruvate kinase; the encoded protein is MRRTKIVCTLGPASRKTKTLRAMIRAGMNVARLNFSHGTHPEHRATIGKIRKLSKEENCPIAILADLGGPKFRLGKVRSDASLKEGQSVTFTSQTRVGTSKILSVNRPELIPQLRLGDRVMIWDGKLQLEVTQTGEDEVVCQVIIGGPLKNNAGLNMPDTPLNIPALTEKDKKDLAFCIKQGVDFIGLSFVRSAGDIELCRLEMRRHKANIPIIAKMEKTEAVKNLEEIIEATDGAMVARGDLGIEFPLEEVPLAQKKIIACANEHGKPVITATEMLLSMVEAARPTRAEAGDVANAILDGSDAVMLSEETSVGKHPTEVIRMMARIAESTEKSVPSLFEGPRRRRDQITSTNLAYAIAHSTVELARELNAPLIISPTDSGDTPRRIVRHRPRQYVIALSTSDQAIRRLALSWGVIPWKISRRLPLEKMLLAIRERILAETLASEGEYAILCAGYPFGAKESKGRVIQAEVI
- a CDS encoding ATP-NAD kinase produces the protein MIRVGVIANPQSGKDIRRLVALATSFSNHEKLLIVRRVLAGLEAAGVDEVAILDDAGSLGRAAVEAFGKGSAGKRTKVRLCSVEARGESEDTTRAASKMTEEGAACIVVLGGDGTSRAAAKGCGRCPLVPLSTGTNNAFSQNWEGTVAGLGAGLYAMRPRRYSKEVAVSKRLVVHLKGGKDIALVDLAIINESFAGSRAVWDTERIHALALTRCEPGGLGLSALGASLDPITTDEPEGLWIEFAPRGAKGKTILSPVGPGLLQQARVGRVRRIAPGERVEITSEGNQVLAFDGEREYVLSSGEGFEVELDSKGPRVLNIPSVLKIAAQRGHLSNL
- a CDS encoding glycerate kinase, whose amino-acid sequence is MATRRSAPALRADAKAIFRAGLDSVRAKKAIPAFVDIEKMRGATGPATSPGTRRGERLKIGKRRFKLPANGRLIVTGAGKASAHMARALERILGRRIDGGILVTQKGHAVPCQRVEIIEASHPVPDAAGIKAAKRIGKLLDDAGKDDLVICLLSGGGSALLPAPAQGITLKDKRQTTEALLKAGAPIEALNCVRKHLSRLKGGQFAQRAHPARLVTLAISDVVGDPFDVIASGPTCGDPTTFADARRELKHYGVWRAIPDNVRKLIENGAAGKIADTPEPSDPVFGHVHNFIVANNDAALKAAAAEARRRGFRPFILTRRMQGEAREVGKFLAGIADAIQTEGAPTRPPACILLGGETTVVVKGGGLGGRCQELALSFLDNINNEKHFCLLAAGSDGKDGPTPSAGALVDAKSLQITKKQGIDPGSFLSENNSHKFFGSCGELISTGPTGTNVMDLVVLLAG